From the Lathyrus oleraceus cultivar Zhongwan6 chromosome 4, CAAS_Psat_ZW6_1.0, whole genome shotgun sequence genome, one window contains:
- the LOC127073375 gene encoding pyruvate, phosphate dikinase, chloroplastic, translated as MSSIVKGIIIRTTADNRLLNGRRSTRLQWQELQLRLRSTWKTRKTTYQISIRSQAIVTPTTPSTTKKRVFTFGKGKSDGNKAMKSLLGGKGANLAEMATIGLSVPPGLTISTQACQEYQQNLKNLPHALWDEILQGLDFVENEMGAFLGNPSKPLLLSVRSGAAISMPGMMDTVLNLGLNDEVVAGLAAKSGERFAYDSYRRFLDMFGGVVLDIPHSLFEAKLEKLKYSKGVKHDTDLTANDLKDLVEQYKNVYLETKGEKFPSDPKKQLELAVKAVFNSWDSPRANKYRSINQITGLMGTAVNIQSMVFGNMGNTSGTGVLFTRNPSTGEKKLYGEFLINAQGEDVVAGIRTPEDLETMKTCMPDAYKELVENCEILENHYKDMMDIEFTVQENRLWMLQCRSGKRTGKGAIKIAVDMVNEGLVDIRSSIKMVEPQHLDQLLHPQFEDPSKYKDKVVATGLPASPGAAVGQVVFNTDDAEEWHAQGKSVILVRTETSPEDVGGMHSAVGILTARGGMTSHAAVVARGWGKCCVSGCSDIQVNDHEKVVVIGDKVVSEGEWISLNGSTGEVILGKQPLSPPALSDDMEIFMSWADEIRNLKVLANADTPEDAITARRNGAQGIGLCRTEHMFFASDERIKAVRMMIMAITQEQRKAALDLLLPYQRSDFEGIFRAMDGLPVTIRLLDPPLHEFLPEGDLEQIVSELTSQTGMKEDEIFSRIEKLSEVNPMLGFRGCRLGISYPELTEMQARAVFQAAVSVSSHGISVLPEIMVPLIGTPQELRHQVSLIRNVAEKVFSEMGSSVSYKVGTMIEVPRAALVADEIANEADFFSFGTNDLTQMTFGYSRDDVGKFLPIYLAAGILQHDPFEVLDQKGVGQLIKLCTEKGRAAKPSLKIGICGEHGGEPSSVAFFAQLGLDYVSCSPFRVPIARLAAAQVAV; from the exons CGGGTGTTCACTTTTGGCAAAGGTAAAAGTGATGGCAACAAAGCCATGAAGTCCTTG TTGGGAGGAAAGGGGGCCAATTTGGCTGAAATGGCAACCATTGGTTTATCTGTGCCTCCTGGACTCACTATATCAACTCAAGCATGTCAAGAATATCAACAAAATCTGAAGAATTTGCCACATGCTTTGTGGGATGAGATTCTTCAAGGCCTGGATTTTGTTGAAAATGAAATGGGAGCCTTTCTTGGAAACCCTTCAAAACCTCTCCTCCTTTCTGTGCGCTCTGGCGCTGCG ATTTCCATGCCTGGAATGATGGACACAGTTCTTAATCTTGGATTGAATGATGAAGTGGTTGCTGGGTTGGCTGCAAAAAGTGGAGAGCGGTTTGCTTATGATTCTTATAGACGTTTCTTAGACATGTTTGGGGGTGTT GTATTGGACATTCCGCACTCATTGTTTGAGGCGAAGTTAGAAAAGCTTAAGTATTCAAAAGGTGTTAAACATGACACTGATCTAACAGCCAATGATCTCAAAGATCTGGTTGAGCAATACAAGAATGTCTACCTTGAAACTAAGGGAGAAAAGTTTCCCTCAG ATCCAAAGAAGCAACTAGAATTAGCTGTTAAAGCTGTTTTCAATTCTTGGGATAGTCCAAGGGCTAATAAGTATAGAAGCATTAATCAGATAACTGGGCTAATGGGCACCGCGGTGAATATTCAATCCATGGTGTTTGGAAATATGGGGAATACTTCAGGAACTGGTGTTTTATTCACTAGAAATCCTAGCACCGGGGAAAAGAAACTTTATGGGGAATTTCTCATTAATGCTCAG GGAGAGGATGTAGTTGCTGGAATCAGGACACCTGAAGATTTAGAGACTATGAAAACTTGCATGCCAGATGCTTATAAGGAACTTGTGGAGAATTGTGAAATTCTCGAGAATCATTACAAGGATATGATG GATATTGAATTCACAGTTCAAGAAAATAGGTTATGGATGTTGCAATGTCGAAGTGGAAAACGTACTGGCAAAGGTGCAATCAAAATAGCTGTAGACATGGTCAATGAGGGCCTTGTTGATATTCGTTCTTCGATCAAGATGGTAGAGCCACAACATCTTGATCAGCTCCTACACCCACAG TTTGAGGATCCATCTAAGTACAAGGACAAAGTGGTTGCCACTGGCTTGCCTGCTTCCCCTGGAGCTGCAGTTGGGCAGGTTGTGTTCAATACTGATGATGCCGAGGAATGGCATGCACAAGGAAAGAGTGTCATCTTG GTGAGGACAGAGACAAGTCCAGAGGATGTTGGGGGTATGCACTCGGCCGTTGGCATCTTGACAGCTAGAGGTGGTATGACATCTCATGCTGCTGTCGTAGCTCGTGGATGGGGAAAATGTTGTGTGTCTGGTTGCTCCGATATACAAGTAAATGACCATGAAAAG GTGGTTGTCATTGGAGATAAGGTAGTATCAGAAGGAGAATGGATTTCGTTGAATGGGTCCACAGGTGAGGTGATACTGGGAAAGCAACCACTTTCTCCTCCGGCTCTAAGTGATGATATGGAAATTTTCATGTCATGGGCGGATGAAATAAGAAATTTGAAG GTTTTGGCAAATGCCGATACACCTGAAGATGCAATAACAGCTAGACGAAATGGCGCTCAAGGGATTGGACTCTGCAGGACAGAGCACATG TTTTTTGCTTCAGATGAAAGGATAAAGGCCGTGAGGATGATGATAATGGCTATTACTCAAGAGCAGAGGAAAGCTGCACTTGATTTGTTGTTACCTTATCAAAGATCAGATTTTGAGGGAATTTTCCGTGCAATGGATGGTCTCCCGGTTACAATCCGATTGTTAGATCCTCCACTTCATGAATTTCTTCCTGAAGGtgacctcgaacaaattgtcagTGAACTAACTTCCCAGACTGGCATGAAAGAAGATGAAATATTCTCTAGGATAGAAAAACTCTCGGAAGTCAATCCAATGCTTGGGTTTCGCGGCTGCAG GCTGGGAATATCATATCCAGAATTGACTGAGATGCAGGCCCGTGCAGTCTTCCAAGCTGCTGTTTCAGTGAGTAGCCATGGTATCTCGGTTCTTCCCGAGATAATGGTTCCACTTATCGGCACACCTCAG GAATTAAGACATCAAGTGAGTTTAATAAGGAATGTGGCTGAGAAAGTGTTCTCAGAGATGGGCTCTTCTGTAAGCTATAAGGTTGGAACCATGATTGAAGTTCCAAGAGCTGCACTTGTTGCAGATGAG ATTGCAAATGAAGCCGACTTTTTTTCATTTGGAACCAATGACCTTACACAAATGACATTTGGCTACAGTAGAGATGATGTTGGCAAATTTCTTCCTATATACCTAGCCGCCGGGATTTTGCAGCATGACCCATTTGAG GTGCTTGATCAAAAAGGTGTAGGTCAACTCATCAAATTGTGCACAGAAAAGGGTCGTGCTGCTAAACCAAGCTTAAAG ATTGGAATATGCGGAGAGCATGGCGGAGAGCCTTCTTCTGTTGCATTCTTCGCTCAACTTGGACTTGACTATGTCTCATGTTCTCCTTTCAG GGTTCCAATTGCTAGGCTTGCAGCAGCTCAAGTTGCAGTGTAA